A stretch of Thermodesulforhabdus norvegica DNA encodes these proteins:
- a CDS encoding glycosyltransferase has translation MTRVMSVENVGLRKNLVKAVCILDGDERTACPVLRIITPVRKFRSRFKRLACFKIGDNIDVILNHVEPPDILIVQRNAAVYWKILRQLRNYGTKLIYEIDDLLINVPEFHPDYATYTLLKPFIVAAIKDADAVTVSTDRLKHELSIYNHNIYVLPNYIDVDLWQVRHNLSKKKKDVCVIGFGGTPTHEADIQVIIPAIKRLIRKYGNKILFHFVGCIPEDLRTWPQVEYYTFVRNYYGYVRWLKRASWDIAVVPLRTCKFNMCKSNIKFLEYSVCRVPSIYSRIDPYANSIVEFETGILCEESYEVWYDAIDELINNVSLREKISKNAYEYVMDKYLLEKHVKKWEEVYFDVI, from the coding sequence ATGACAAGAGTTATGTCTGTAGAAAATGTCGGGCTACGCAAAAACTTAGTAAAGGCAGTATGTATTCTAGATGGCGATGAACGTACTGCATGTCCTGTTCTGAGGATTATAACTCCTGTAAGGAAGTTTAGGAGTAGATTTAAAAGATTAGCTTGTTTTAAAATAGGAGATAACATTGATGTGATTCTCAATCATGTGGAACCACCTGATATATTAATTGTGCAAAGAAATGCGGCAGTGTACTGGAAGATCTTACGCCAGCTAAGAAATTACGGTACTAAATTGATATATGAGATTGATGATTTGCTGATCAACGTTCCAGAATTCCATCCTGATTATGCAACTTATACGTTACTAAAGCCATTTATCGTAGCAGCAATAAAAGATGCTGATGCTGTAACTGTATCTACTGACCGCCTTAAACACGAGTTATCGATATACAATCATAACATTTATGTGCTTCCTAATTACATAGATGTAGATTTATGGCAAGTTCGACATAATCTCAGCAAAAAGAAGAAAGATGTATGCGTGATTGGTTTTGGTGGTACGCCAACCCATGAAGCAGATATCCAGGTTATTATCCCGGCGATCAAGAGACTTATACGCAAATATGGAAACAAAATATTATTTCACTTTGTAGGTTGTATACCAGAAGACTTGCGCACTTGGCCTCAGGTTGAGTACTATACTTTTGTGCGGAATTATTATGGGTATGTAAGATGGCTGAAAAGAGCTAGTTGGGATATTGCTGTTGTACCTCTGCGCACATGTAAATTCAACATGTGCAAAAGCAATATAAAGTTTCTTGAGTATTCAGTATGTAGGGTCCCAAGCATCTATTCACGTATTGATCCGTATGCCAATAGTATAGTAGAATTCGAGACGGGAATTCTTTGTGAAGAATCCTATGAAGTATGGTATGACGCCATAGATGAGTTGATAAATAATGTGAGTCTAAGAGAAAAAATATCAAAAAATGCGTATGAATATGTCATGGATAAATACCTATTAGAAAAACATGTAAAAAAGTGGGAAGAAGTATATTTTGATGTTATTTAG
- a CDS encoding sulfotransferase family protein, with protein MLRVADSSNRRVYPPSCEYDGYDGKVAIVVLGMHRSGTSAMAGVLHHLGVNMGKLLLEANKYNKKGYYENKNIVDFNRSKLLPKLNMTCTDLNLPSSDSIEALTADKNMISAAMDVIRQDYEHSVVFGMKDPRLCLLFPFWDKVLCEMGCAVKVIIMYRNPLEVALSLLNRDKIPVVYGVVLWARYMLSAEYFTRSTSRLFVNYDDVIKRTKYAIGKIQRYLRPNVELNMRNVSLVESFVDYKLKHFRVDNISKAYGGYQWLKVLNGIILSLTKASTNCSIKTLEIIDAVRGQYEKHKPVLDRAFPSMASLIL; from the coding sequence ATGCTAAGAGTAGCTGATAGTAGTAACAGACGTGTGTACCCACCATCATGCGAATATGATGGTTATGATGGTAAAGTGGCGATTGTCGTGCTAGGTATGCATCGGAGTGGCACTTCTGCTATGGCAGGGGTACTTCATCATCTTGGTGTAAATATGGGTAAGCTGTTGTTGGAAGCTAATAAATACAACAAAAAGGGCTACTATGAAAATAAGAATATAGTTGATTTTAACAGGTCAAAGCTTCTACCAAAGTTGAATATGACATGTACTGATCTGAATTTACCATCAAGCGACTCTATAGAAGCATTGACTGCTGATAAAAATATGATATCTGCTGCTATGGATGTTATAAGACAGGATTATGAGCATAGTGTAGTATTTGGTATGAAGGACCCGAGGTTGTGTTTGTTGTTTCCCTTTTGGGATAAGGTTTTGTGTGAGATGGGATGTGCTGTTAAGGTGATAATCATGTACAGAAATCCTCTTGAGGTGGCATTATCACTCTTGAATAGAGATAAGATACCCGTTGTGTACGGAGTGGTACTATGGGCTAGGTATATGCTGTCTGCCGAGTATTTTACGAGATCCACGTCGAGGTTATTCGTCAATTATGATGACGTGATTAAGCGTACTAAGTATGCTATTGGAAAAATACAGCGATATCTGAGGCCAAATGTTGAGCTTAACATGCGAAATGTTAGCTTAGTGGAAAGTTTTGTTGACTATAAGCTCAAGCACTTCCGGGTTGACAATATCAGCAAGGCATATGGTGGCTATCAATGGTTAAAAGTTCTCAACGGCATAATACTGAGCTTAACAAAAGCTAGTACAAACTGCAGTATAAAAACCTTAGAGATAATAGATGCAGTGAGAGGGCAGTATGAGAAACATAAACCTGTATTAGACAGAGCTTTCCCCAGTATGGCATCGTTGATATTGTGA
- a CDS encoding FAD:protein FMN transferase has product MKRHLAFFSLISPMLTGIFAFFALFLLSPNPDSIYARSEDIFRRDELLMGTVVSIQIVHSDSKTASGLIDRTFSIMKEMVNRMDAHREDSEVSLLNREGAKRPVRVSKELFDVISLALKVSKISDGAFDITVGPLIKLWPVYKRSGFTIPDPSLVQKTLQKVGWQYILLNPQKQTVMFTKEGVSIDLGGIAKGYIVDRAVEFLKSQGVNGALVNAGGDIYALGTAPQGKPWRIGIQHPRDPRKLIAVLELRDLGVVTSGDYERYVIKNGIRYTHIIDPRTGFTVRETASVSVVGKPAAFIDALATAVMVEGAEKGMSLLESLPSVEALIITQDKKNPSELLYTCTPGFLDYTVWRAFSDPKRQ; this is encoded by the coding sequence GTGAAGCGGCATTTAGCTTTTTTTTCGCTGATATCACCAATGCTGACCGGGATTTTCGCTTTCTTTGCGCTCTTTCTTCTATCACCCAATCCCGACAGCATCTACGCCCGAAGTGAAGACATCTTCCGAAGAGATGAGCTCCTTATGGGAACCGTTGTGAGTATCCAGATCGTTCATTCCGACTCAAAAACCGCCTCAGGCCTCATCGATCGGACCTTTTCGATAATGAAAGAGATGGTAAACAGAATGGACGCCCACAGAGAAGACAGCGAGGTTTCCCTGCTTAACCGTGAAGGGGCAAAGAGGCCCGTCAGGGTGAGTAAGGAACTTTTTGACGTCATTTCTCTCGCCCTGAAGGTCAGTAAAATCTCAGATGGCGCTTTTGACATAACCGTAGGTCCCCTTATCAAACTCTGGCCTGTATACAAACGATCGGGGTTCACAATTCCAGACCCTTCGCTAGTCCAGAAGACACTCCAAAAGGTGGGATGGCAATACATTTTACTGAACCCCCAGAAGCAAACGGTAATGTTTACCAAAGAAGGCGTTTCCATTGACCTCGGAGGCATCGCAAAGGGTTACATAGTAGACAGAGCTGTTGAATTCCTGAAAAGTCAGGGCGTTAATGGAGCACTTGTAAACGCCGGCGGGGATATATACGCCCTGGGCACTGCTCCTCAGGGTAAGCCCTGGCGTATCGGAATTCAGCATCCCAGAGACCCCCGTAAACTCATCGCCGTGCTCGAACTCAGGGACCTCGGAGTGGTCACATCGGGAGACTATGAACGGTATGTGATAAAAAACGGGATACGGTACACCCATATAATCGACCCGCGTACCGGTTTTACCGTTCGGGAGACTGCAAGTGTATCCGTCGTCGGAAAACCGGCGGCCTTTATAGACGCACTGGCCACTGCCGTCATGGTTGAAGGCGCAGAAAAAGGAATGTCCCTTCTTGAATCGTTACCATCGGTGGAGGCTCTCATAATAACACAGGACAAAAAAAATCCCTCCGAACTGCTCTACACCTGCACCCCGGGTTTCCTTGACTACACAGTGTGGAGGGCCTTTTCGGATCCCAAACGGCAGTAG
- a CDS encoding glycosyltransferase family 2 protein, protein MLVTIIIPVYGNLNLTKKCVSSILKIKSKIPFELIIIDDASQDATPDYLRYISRQYPFVRTLRNEKNSGFAVACNRGAAISRGKYLLFLNNDTVPLPGWLDALVEVAERDERIAVVGAKLLYPNGTIQHAGVLFRNFPFPLNPFHVYAGKPSDFPEANVERDYDVVTAACMLVRRDVFEKMGGFDERFVNGYEDVDFCLRVREAGYRVVYTPKSVVYHLESATPGRFDHSIPNIRLLHNRWMGKVNYVLKKEPRVTVVIVNYNGWGDTLEALSSVFMKERYERFNVVVVDNASKIDLSNEIKAFCDDVGRSYYRVTENVPSHAEFKGEVFFKRLGVNKGFGGGCNEGIKMALAWGADYVWLLNNDTIIGDLAMYYLVSLAEYFQNVAIVGSQLRCYPDVEKVQFDGSSVSYRGISEAKDVEKILNVSFVSGASMLIKSDFLRSYGLLREDYFLYFEDNEICLRARRCGFEILYNPLSVVYHKGGSSIGDFMESPISNYYGIRNSLFFYEEFYKNHVWDCVDYIQRSVLPKLVSKGDVLGLEAALEAIKDFLQNRKGPRESVTDGEEGFRESLSGNQPHYANLLNSLLRLQAALLRDPGRQGIIRAYFDTVRTLISLRIEGRRSDRVGE, encoded by the coding sequence GTGCTTGTGACTATAATTATTCCTGTTTACGGTAATCTTAATCTTACAAAAAAATGTGTTAGTTCAATACTAAAAATAAAGTCTAAAATTCCTTTCGAATTAATAATAATTGACGATGCATCCCAGGATGCTACTCCTGATTATCTCAGATATATTTCCCGACAATATCCTTTTGTAAGAACGCTGAGGAACGAAAAAAATTCCGGTTTTGCTGTTGCATGCAACAGAGGGGCTGCAATATCGAGGGGGAAATACCTGCTTTTTCTGAATAACGATACGGTTCCTCTTCCGGGCTGGCTGGATGCTCTTGTCGAGGTTGCGGAAAGGGATGAAAGGATTGCGGTTGTTGGAGCAAAGTTACTTTACCCGAACGGGACAATTCAGCATGCCGGGGTTTTGTTCAGAAATTTTCCTTTCCCGCTGAATCCGTTTCACGTTTACGCTGGAAAGCCCTCCGATTTCCCTGAAGCAAATGTTGAGCGAGATTACGATGTCGTGACCGCGGCATGTATGCTCGTCAGGAGAGATGTTTTTGAAAAGATGGGAGGGTTTGATGAGCGTTTTGTAAACGGCTATGAAGATGTGGATTTTTGTTTGAGGGTCAGAGAGGCAGGGTATCGAGTGGTTTACACGCCGAAAAGTGTAGTTTATCACCTGGAAAGTGCCACGCCGGGCCGCTTCGACCATTCAATTCCCAATATTCGTCTTCTCCATAATCGCTGGATGGGGAAAGTAAACTATGTTCTTAAAAAGGAACCCAGAGTCACCGTCGTTATTGTAAATTACAACGGCTGGGGTGACACATTAGAAGCCCTTTCTTCCGTCTTCATGAAAGAGCGTTATGAGCGTTTTAATGTGGTGGTCGTGGATAATGCGTCAAAGATTGACCTTTCTAACGAAATAAAAGCCTTTTGTGATGATGTCGGGCGGTCTTATTATAGAGTTACCGAAAATGTACCATCCCATGCAGAGTTCAAAGGAGAAGTCTTTTTCAAACGGCTTGGTGTCAATAAGGGCTTCGGAGGAGGGTGCAATGAGGGAATAAAAATGGCGCTGGCCTGGGGTGCCGACTACGTCTGGCTTCTCAATAACGACACCATAATTGGCGACCTTGCCATGTATTACCTTGTCTCCCTTGCAGAATATTTTCAGAACGTTGCCATCGTGGGATCTCAACTCCGTTGCTATCCCGATGTGGAAAAGGTCCAATTTGACGGGAGCAGTGTTTCTTATAGAGGTATTTCGGAAGCTAAAGATGTGGAAAAGATATTGAATGTTTCTTTCGTGTCTGGCGCCAGTATGCTTATTAAAAGCGACTTCTTAAGATCCTACGGACTTCTCAGGGAAGATTACTTTCTTTACTTTGAAGATAACGAGATATGCCTGAGAGCGCGTCGTTGCGGATTTGAAATACTCTATAATCCTTTGTCTGTTGTTTACCACAAAGGGGGAAGTTCTATTGGAGACTTCATGGAATCGCCTATAAGTAACTACTATGGTATCAGAAACTCTCTATTCTTTTACGAGGAGTTTTACAAAAATCATGTTTGGGACTGTGTGGACTATATTCAGCGGTCTGTGCTACCCAAGCTGGTATCAAAAGGAGACGTTCTCGGCCTGGAAGCGGCCCTGGAGGCCATAAAGGACTTTTTGCAAAACAGAAAAGGTCCCAGAGAAAGCGTGACCGACGGCGAAGAGGGTTTTCGTGAATCCTTGAGCGGTAATCAACCGCATTATGCAAACCTGCTGAACTCTCTGCTGCGGCTTCAGGCCGCTCTTTTGAGGGATCCCGGCCGGCAGGGGATTATCAGGGCTTATTTTGATACCGTAAGGACCTTAATAAGCCTTCGGATTGAAGGCAGAAGGTCGGATAGGGTTGGGGAATGA